Within the Pelagovum pacificum genome, the region GACGTGCCCTTGCCATGCCGCATGACGTGGCTCGGCTTGTCGGTCATGTCGACCACGCCCTCGGCATGGCGGATCGTGACGCGATCGCCGATCTTGCGCTTGGCGACCAGCGGCGCGAGCGTGTCTTGCGGTCCGTGCAGGAGGATGCGGGCTTCCGGTTCCTTCTCGAGAAACCGCGCAAGGCCGGCGACCACGACCGCAGGGCCCTGGTCCCCGCCCATCGCGTCCACAGAAATGACGATACCCCCTGCCGCGGGCAGGGGGTTGTTCGTCTCTGGATCGGTGTTGGTCATAGAACTACGACCCCGCAGACTTACGCCGCGTCGTCGTCCAGCTCGACCTCGTCGGCAGCCGCGACAATTTCACGATCATTATAGTGCCCGCAGGAGGGGCAGACGTGGTGCGGGCGCTTCAGCTCACCGCAATTGTCGCATTCGTTCGGGTTCGCGCCGGACAGCGCGTGATGGGACCGGCGCCAGTTGCGGCGGGCCTTCGATACCTTATTCTGAGGTACAGCCATGTCTCAACCTCGGGCTTGTTAGGGGCCTGTCATGGCCACGTGTTCGGAGAAGCTCGTCAGAGCGATACCGGCGGGCCATAGAGGATTCCCTGTGCCGTGTCGAGCCGGGTTCGCACAAGGATCACGAAAAATACGCAAAATTCCGTATCGCACCGGCGGTCACTCGCCTTTGCCGTCGTCGCCACCACCGTTCGACAGCTTGTCGCGCAGCGCGGCCAGACCGGCGAAGGGTTTGACATCCTCATCCGAAAGCGGCTCGACCCCGGGTTCGGCGAAATTCGCTTCCTCGAGCGCCGCACCTTCGGACCGGGGGTAGGCGGGCAGGGACAGCGCGAGCGCTTCGAGCGCGACCGTGTAGAGGTCGAGCGTCGCCGGAAGCGGCTCGCTCGTGTCGTCATCGGGCATCTCGACTTCTGTGCCGCCCTCGGGCTCGGACATCCGGGAGAGGTAGCTGCGCGAGGCGCTCTCCTCGATTCGCGTGGTCACGGGGTCCAGCGTCACGACACAGGCCTGCACGACCGTCGCCCCGAGCTTGCCGGTCAGCTGCCAGTCGGTTTTGCCGAGCGGAGAAAGCTCCGCCTCGAAGCGAAACTTCTTCACACCTTCGATACCGAGCGTGTCCGCAATCGCCGCGCGACCGGCCGCATCGGGCTCAAGCCTGTATCTGGACGTCTTCCGGCCAGGCAGATCGGCCAGCCGCACCGCCTCGGTCGGGAGGTCGCTCATGGCGGATGCTCCTTGTAATGTTTACACATCCTGATGTAATCGGCCTAATTGCCGGGCAAAGCCAGCACAAGGGGGCGACACCAGCATGGCCAACGGACGAAACCTGCGACGCGCCGCACTTGTTGCCGGTCTCTTCCTCGCGACGGCCTGCTCGCCGATTTATCGCACACATGGCTTCGTGCCGACGGAATCGGACCTCTCGGTCCTCGAGCCCGGCGTCGACACCCGGGAGTCCGTCGCCGACCGCATCGGCCAGCCGACCGCCGGCGGCGTTCTGAACAACAGCGGCTTCTACTACGTCCAGAGCCGGTTCCGCCATTTCGGCCCGCTCGAGCCGGAAGAGATCGACCGCGAGATCGTCGCGATGAACTTCGATGGCGGCGGTGTGCTGCGTAATGTCGAGCGGTTCGGGCTGGAGGACGGCCGCGTCGTGGCGCTGTCCCGGCGCGTGACCGATGACGGCATCCGCGACACGACCTTCCTCCGTCAGCTCATCGGCAACATCGGGCAGATCGACGCCTCGACGCTGCTCGGCGAGAACTAGTCCTTCGCCTCGAAGTCGAGCGCGACCCCGTTGATGCAGTAGCGCAGGCCCGTGGGCTGCGGCCCGTCCGGGAACACGTGCCCGAGGTGCGCCTCGCAGCGGTTGCAGTGCACTTCGGTGCGCCGCATGAAGAGCGAGCGGTCTTCCTTTTCACCCACCATGTCGCCGTCGAGCGGCTGCCAGAACGAGGGCCAGCCGGTGCCGCTTTCGAACTTGTGGGCCTGGTCGAACAACGGCGCGCCGCAACAGACGCAGCGGAATACGCCGTCTTCCTTCGGGAAATCGTCGTGGGTGCCGGCACGCTCGGTGCCATGCTTGCGCGTCACCTTGTAGGCCAACGGTGAGAGCTGTTCGCGCCACTCGCCGTCGGATTTCATGACCTTGTCCATTCTGGCGTCTATCCTTTCGTCACGTTCCGTCCTTATCTAGGTAGTGAAGCGGCGCACGCAAAGGAGGCGCGGATGTTGACGAGGGGGCGCTACCGGGCACGGTTCGCCGAGACCGCCGAAGACCTTCGTGCGGCGCAGACCCTGCGTCACCTCTGCTTCCGTGGCGGCGAGGGACTGGACGCGGACCGGTTCGACGCGCTCTGCCATCATGTTCTTGTCGAGGATACGCTCAGCGGGCGTCTCTCCTGCTGTTTCCGCCTTATGCCGCTCGCCGGCGGCGCGGAGATCGGCGACAGCTACAGCGCGCAGTTCTACGGCCTCGACGCGCTGCGCAGCTTCGAGGGGCCGATGGTCGAGATGGGCCGGTTCTGCATCCACCCCGAGGCCCGCGATGCCGACGTGCTCCGCGTCGCCTGGGGCGCGATGACGCGGTTCGTCGACGACAACGGGGTTGAGCTGCTGTTCGGCTGCTCGTCGTTCCGGGGGACGGAGGCGTCGAGCTACCTCGAAGTGTTCGACATGCTTGCGGCCCGGCATCTCGCGCCGAAGCGGTGGTTGCCGCGCGTGAAGGCGAAAGACGTCTTTCGCTTCGCCGAGCGGCTGCGCCGCAACCCGAAGCCAGACCGAAAGGCGGCACTCGACCGGATGCCGCCGCTGCTGAAGACCTACCTCTTGATGGGGGGGTGGGTGTCGGACCACGCCGTCGTGGATCGCGACATGAACACGCTGCACGTCTTCACCGGGCTCGAGATCGCGTCGGTGCCTCCCGCCCGGGCGCGCGCGCTGCGTGCGATCGCGGGGTGAGCGGCCTTCAGGGCTCGATCACCTCGGTTTCGGTAACGATCATGTCGAGCGGCTGATCGGTCGGCTCTGTCGGGACTTCGTCGACTTCCTGCGCGGCATAGGCGAACCCCATGGCCAGCACCGCGCCATTGGCCCGAAGCAGGGCGATCGTGCGATCGTAGAAGCCGCCGCCGTAGCCGAGCCGTCGCCCGGCGCGGTCGAAGGCAACAAGCGGGACGATCAGGATTTCAGGCGTCATCAGCTCGGGCTGAATCGGGATCTCCGCGCCGTACTGGCCGGCCTGCATCTCCGCATCCGGTTCCCACCTGTGGAAGTCGAGCGGCTGCCCATTGCCGAGGATGACAGGCACGCCCACCGGTCCGTGCGCGGCGGCCTCCTCCATCGCGGGGCGGGGGTCGATCTCCGTGCGGATCGCCATGTAGCCCGCGAGCGGTACCCCCCGGTGTCCGGCGAGGACCGAGGACAGGACACCGGCGGCGCCGTCGCTCATCTCGTGCGCGGCGCGGCGGTGCTTCAGCGCGTTGTGGCGGAGTTCCGCCTTGCGAAGGGCGAGATCGCTCACAGCAGCACCACGGCGGCGAGGCCGAGGAAGGCGAAGAAGCCGACGACGTCCGTCACGGTGGTAACGAAAGCGCCCGAGGCGAGCGCGGGGTCGATGCCGAGCTTCTCCAGCACGACGGGAATGACCGTGCCGGCGAGCCCGGCGATCACGAGGTTGATGACCATCGCGGCGGCGATAACCACGCCGAGCAACGGTTCCCCGAACCAGAGTATCCCGATGATCCCCATCACCACGGCGAAGATCAGCCCGTTGATGAGCCCGACGAGAACCTCCCGCCGGATGACCCGCAAGACGTTCGACCCGGTAAGGTCCTTCGTCGCGATGGCGCGCACCGCGACGGTCAGCGACTGCGTGCCCGCGTTGCCGCCCATCGAGGCCACGATCGGCATCAGCACAGCAAGGGCGACCAGCCCGGCGATCACGTCCTCGAACAGCGAGATGACGAGCGAGGCGAGGATCGCGGTCACCAGGTTCACCGCGAGCCAAGGAAAGCGCTGCCGCGTCGTGGTGACGACCCGGTCGTTGACCGTGTTCTCGCCGACGCCGGCGAGGCGCAGCAGATCCTCGGCGTTCTCCTCGGCAAGGACGATCATGGCGTCGTCGATCGTGATCACGCCGACGAGCCGGCCGTCCTCGTCCACGACAGGGGCGGAGATCAGGTGGTACTGGTTGAACGCATAGGCGACCTCTCCCTCGTCCTGCTCGGCGGGGATGGTCGTGAACATCTCTTCCTTGATGTCGAACAGCTTCACGTCGCGCCGGGACGACATGAGCCGGCCGAGCGTGACGTTGCCGACCGGCTTCATCCGCGGATCGACGAGGATCACGTGGTAGAACTGGTCGGGCAGTTCGTCGGGATGGGCGCGCAGGAAGTCGATCATCTCGCCCACGGTCCAGTGCTGGGGCGCGCGGACCGTCTCCACCTGCATCAGGCGGCCGGCGGATTCCTCGGGGTAGGCGAGGGCCTTTTCTACCGCCACCCGGTCCATCGGGCCCAGCAGTTCGAGGACCGCTTCCTGCTGGTCCTCGTCGAGATATTCGACGAGGTCGACGACATCGTCCGATTCGAGCTCGCGGACCGCTTCTGTCAGCTCCTGCGGGGTAAGGTAGCCGAGGATCTCCTCGCGGACGTTATCCTCGATCTCCGACAGGATCTCGCCGTCGAGGCCACCCTTCCAGATTTCCAGCAGGTCGCGGCGTTCGTGCGGCTCGATCTGTTCGAGAAAGTCGGCGATGTCGGCCGCGTGCAGCGGCTCCATCAGCATGTCGATATCTTCGCCGTTACCGGCTTCGATCGCGTCCCTGACTTTCTGGAAGAGCTCCGATTTCAAGGCGTAGGCGTCTTCTCCGATCTCGATGACGTCTTCGGCCATTTCGCCCCCTTGGATACCGCTTCGGGAGCATAGAGCCGATCACGGTGGCTACAACCTCGACCGGGCAACAATCGCAGATTTACGCCGGGCGGAGCCGCGCCTAACTTGCCCGCCATGAGTTCACATCTCCTTCTGGGTCAGACCCTCTCCTTCATCGCCGATCCATTCACGTTGCCCTGGCAGGATTGTGTCCGCCACGAACGTCGCGGCGGCGTCCTGATCCGTGACGGGCTGATCGCGGACGTGGGGCCGGGCGATGCGCTGCGCGCCGCGAATCCGGAGGTTGCCGTCACCGACTACGGCGATGCGCTGATCACGGCCGGGTTCGTCGATGCACACATGCATTATCCCCAGACCGGCATGATCGCGAGCTGGGGCAAGCGGCTGATCGACTGGCTCAACAGCTACACGTTTCCGGAGGAAATGCGCCTCGGCGATCCGGCCTATGCGGCCGAGACGGCGGCGACGACTCTCGACCTCGCGCTGGCGCACGGCACGACGAGCCTCTGCAGCTTCTGCACGATCCATTCCCACTCGGTCGACGCCTTCTTCGGCGCGGCGGAGGCGCGGGGCATGCGCACCATCGCCGGACGCACGGCGATGGACCGCAACGCGCCCGACGGCCTGCGCGACGATGCGCAGAGCGCCTATGACGAGAGCGCGGCGCTGCTGGCAAAGTGGCATGGTCGCGGTCGCGCAGTCTACGCGATCACGCCGCGCTTCTCGCCGACTTCGACACGCGAACAGCTTGAGGCACTTGGCGCGCTCTGGGCGGAGCATCCCGACGCTCTGATGCAGACCCACCTGTCGGAGCAGGTCGACGAAGTCGCCTGGGTGCGCGAACTCTATCCCGAGGCTCGCGATTACCTCGACACCTATGAGCAGACCGGCCTTCTGGGGGAACGTGGCCTCTATGGTCATGCCATCCACCTCGAGCCGCGCGAGATCGACCGGCTGGCCGACGTCGGCGCGGCCGTTGTGCATTGCCCGACGTCGAACACCTTCATCGGCTCGGGCCTGTTCGACATGGCGGGGCTCAAGGCGCGGGGTATCTCGGTCGGCCTCGCCACCGATACCGGCGGCGGGTCGTCGTTCTCGATGCTGCGCACGATGGCGGCAGCCTACGAGATCGGCCAGCTGCGCGGCGCCGCGCTGCACCCGGCGCAGCTCATGTGGCTGGCCACCGAGGGGTCGGCGAAGGCGCTGCATCTCGAGGGCGTCATCGGTCACCTGGGCGCCGGTGCGGAGGCCGACCTTGCGGTGATCGACCTTGCCTCGACACCCGCCATCGCGCAGCGAGCCGCGAGGGCCGAGGCGTTCTGGGAGCTTCTGTTCCCGACGATCATGATGGGCGACGACAGGGCGATCCGCGCGGTCTGGGTCAACGGCGCCGAGGTTCCGCGATGAGGTCCCTGATGCTCGGGTTCATTGCCGCGATCCTGTCCGGCGCGATCATCGGCAGCGGCTTCCTGCCGTGGCTCGCGCTCGGCCCGCTCTACGAGGCGACGCTGTTCGACGTCGTTCGCCAGGATCCCGGACAGGTGGTCGACAGCCTGACATCCGGCAACGTCTCACCGCTGGCGTGGCTGTTCGTGCTGAGCTTCCCGCTTGCCCTGGCATCGGTGATGTTCAACGTCACGCGCTATCGACGCCTGCTGTCGCTGGTCACCGGTCTGTTTCCGGTCATCTGTGCGA harbors:
- a CDS encoding GNAT family N-acetyltransferase; this encodes MLTRGRYRARFAETAEDLRAAQTLRHLCFRGGEGLDADRFDALCHHVLVEDTLSGRLSCCFRLMPLAGGAEIGDSYSAQFYGLDALRSFEGPMVEMGRFCIHPEARDADVLRVAWGAMTRFVDDNGVELLFGCSSFRGTEASSYLEVFDMLAARHLAPKRWLPRVKAKDVFRFAERLRRNPKPDRKAALDRMPPLLKTYLLMGGWVSDHAVVDRDMNTLHVFTGLEIASVPPARARALRAIAG
- the guaD gene encoding guanine deaminase, giving the protein MSSHLLLGQTLSFIADPFTLPWQDCVRHERRGGVLIRDGLIADVGPGDALRAANPEVAVTDYGDALITAGFVDAHMHYPQTGMIASWGKRLIDWLNSYTFPEEMRLGDPAYAAETAATTLDLALAHGTTSLCSFCTIHSHSVDAFFGAAEARGMRTIAGRTAMDRNAPDGLRDDAQSAYDESAALLAKWHGRGRAVYAITPRFSPTSTREQLEALGALWAEHPDALMQTHLSEQVDEVAWVRELYPEARDYLDTYEQTGLLGERGLYGHAIHLEPREIDRLADVGAAVVHCPTSNTFIGSGLFDMAGLKARGISVGLATDTGGGSSFSMLRTMAAAYEIGQLRGAALHPAQLMWLATEGSAKALHLEGVIGHLGAGAEADLAVIDLASTPAIAQRAARAEAFWELLFPTIMMGDDRAIRAVWVNGAEVPR
- the msrB gene encoding peptide-methionine (R)-S-oxide reductase MsrB → MDKVMKSDGEWREQLSPLAYKVTRKHGTERAGTHDDFPKEDGVFRCVCCGAPLFDQAHKFESGTGWPSFWQPLDGDMVGEKEDRSLFMRRTEVHCNRCEAHLGHVFPDGPQPTGLRYCINGVALDFEAKD
- a CDS encoding 5-formyltetrahydrofolate cyclo-ligase; this encodes MSDLALRKAELRHNALKHRRAAHEMSDGAAGVLSSVLAGHRGVPLAGYMAIRTEIDPRPAMEEAAAHGPVGVPVILGNGQPLDFHRWEPDAEMQAGQYGAEIPIQPELMTPEILIVPLVAFDRAGRRLGYGGGFYDRTIALLRANGAVLAMGFAYAAQEVDEVPTEPTDQPLDMIVTETEVIEP
- a CDS encoding YceD family protein, encoding MSDLPTEAVRLADLPGRKTSRYRLEPDAAGRAAIADTLGIEGVKKFRFEAELSPLGKTDWQLTGKLGATVVQACVVTLDPVTTRIEESASRSYLSRMSEPEGGTEVEMPDDDTSEPLPATLDLYTVALEALALSLPAYPRSEGAALEEANFAEPGVEPLSDEDVKPFAGLAALRDKLSNGGGDDGKGE
- the rpmF gene encoding 50S ribosomal protein L32, producing MAVPQNKVSKARRNWRRSHHALSGANPNECDNCGELKRPHHVCPSCGHYNDREIVAAADEVELDDDAA
- a CDS encoding outer membrane protein assembly factor BamE; translation: MANGRNLRRAALVAGLFLATACSPIYRTHGFVPTESDLSVLEPGVDTRESVADRIGQPTAGGVLNNSGFYYVQSRFRHFGPLEPEEIDREIVAMNFDGGGVLRNVERFGLEDGRVVALSRRVTDDGIRDTTFLRQLIGNIGQIDASTLLGEN
- the mgtE gene encoding magnesium transporter, with the protein product MAEDVIEIGEDAYALKSELFQKVRDAIEAGNGEDIDMLMEPLHAADIADFLEQIEPHERRDLLEIWKGGLDGEILSEIEDNVREEILGYLTPQELTEAVRELESDDVVDLVEYLDEDQQEAVLELLGPMDRVAVEKALAYPEESAGRLMQVETVRAPQHWTVGEMIDFLRAHPDELPDQFYHVILVDPRMKPVGNVTLGRLMSSRRDVKLFDIKEEMFTTIPAEQDEGEVAYAFNQYHLISAPVVDEDGRLVGVITIDDAMIVLAEENAEDLLRLAGVGENTVNDRVVTTTRQRFPWLAVNLVTAILASLVISLFEDVIAGLVALAVLMPIVASMGGNAGTQSLTVAVRAIATKDLTGSNVLRVIRREVLVGLINGLIFAVVMGIIGILWFGEPLLGVVIAAAMVINLVIAGLAGTVIPVVLEKLGIDPALASGAFVTTVTDVVGFFAFLGLAAVVLL